From the genome of Polyodon spathula isolate WHYD16114869_AA chromosome 14, ASM1765450v1, whole genome shotgun sequence, one region includes:
- the LOC121326436 gene encoding programmed cell death protein 1-like — MRNHAANHSPLVPGTSSPQLDRIKRQQERRPSQAVPVYSIEYGVLEFPRRDALPPATMPDQDDHVEYATITFPAGQEEGSGGKHCWSHCR; from the exons ATGAGAAACCACGCAGCTAACCACAGTCCTCTTGTTCCAGGCACTTCCAGCCCACAGCTCGACAGAATCAAACGCCAGCAG gagagAAGGCCGTCCCAGGCAGTGCCAGTCTACTCCATCGAGTACGGGGTCCTGGAATTCCCAAGGCGCGACGCCCTTCCTCCAGCCACAATGCCAGACCAGGACGACCATGTGGAATATGCCACCATCACCTTCCCTGCAGGACAGGAGGAGGGGTCGGGGGGAAAACACTGCTGGAGTCACTGCAGGTAG
- the LOC121326616 gene encoding 5-hydroxytryptamine receptor 3C-like: MAAWNLPRPAAAAALSIRLRRKAILAQVFIVALGLLLQGEADAALTLNCSNPNAESLLKALEMSVFQRKAIRPVVSLRSPTQVNVSFTLYAILGVDEKIQTMTTFIWQVLEWNMEIVEWDPVQCGTDNISIPSENIWVPDILINEFMDEDRSPKTPYLYLKHNGNVYYDMPVRVVSSCTMDIFTFPFDVQNCSLSFGSYLHTENDVRVSLGMTAEKTLQTSKALMKTKGEWELVNIEARGSFLSTIDLEYDEVVYQLIIRRRPKLRHAVFVIVSPVSLQLIIRRRPKLRHAVFVIVSPVSLQLIIRRRPKLRHAVFVIVSPVSLQLIIRRRPKLRHAVFVIVSPVSLQLIIRRRPKLRHAVFVIVSPVSLQLIIRRRPKLRHAVFVIVIVSPVSLQLIIRRRPKLRHAVFVIVSPVSLQLIIRRRPKLRHAVFVIVSPVSLQLIIRRRPKLYVMNLIVPSTFLMMIDLCSFLLPAQNVDRASFKMTLILGYTVFLLIMNDLLPSSAETPLISSYFAISLSLMVASVLETVAITNILYSSRQYPEVPHWVRKLILQCMARVVCYSPKLTHWPDTSKNTVSLNHAFQGAVHEVKDPREVDLQGKQADLQGKQAELQLQKISEDLQCIRQYLDSHFHKGENEEVWMEIGHILDRFLFGLYLFFLMVSSIVFIIIWATWQTASTD; encoded by the exons ATGGCAGCATGGAACCTGCCCAgaccagcagctgctgctgcgctttccaTCAGGCTCAGGAGAAAGGCAATCCTGGCACAGGTCTTCATAGTGGCCCTTGGGCTGCTCCTACAAG GGGAGGCTGATGCGGCTTTGACTCTGAATTGCTCAAACCCGAATGCAGAATCGCTCCTTAAGGCACTGGAGATGAGCGTCTTCCAGAGAAAAGCTATTCGTCCCGTTGTGAGCCTTCGGAGCCCGACACAGGTCAACGTGTCCTTCACTCTCTATGCCATCCTGGGAGTG GATGAAAAGATACAAACAATGACAACCTTCATCTGGCAAGTCCtg gaatgGAACATGGAGATTGTTGAATGGGATCCTGTGCAGTGTGGCACTGACAATATCTCCATCCCAAGTGAAAATATCTGGGTGCCGGATATCCTGATCAATGAATT CATGGATGAAGACAGATCACCCAAGACTCCATACCTGTACCTGAAACACAATGGCAATGTGTACTACGACATGCCTGTCCGAGTGGTCAGCTCCTGCACCATGGACATCTTCACCTTCCCTTTCGACGTGCAGAACTGCTCGCTCAGCTTTGGGTCCTACCTGCATACAG AGAATGATGTGCGTGTGAGTCTGGGCATGACAGCTGAAAAGACATTGCAGACATCGAAAGCCTTGATGAAAACCAAAGGGGAGTGGGAGCTGGTAAACATTGAAGCTCGTGGCAGCTTCCTCAGCACCATCGACCTCGAATATGATGAGGTTGTCTATCAA CTGATCATCAGGAGGAGACCCAAGCTCAGGCATGCTGTTTTTGTGATAGTGTCCCCTGTTTCTCTGCAGCTGATCATCAGGAGGAGACCCAAGCTCAGGCATGCTGTTTTTGTGATAGTGTCCCCTGTTTCTCTGCAGCTGATCATCAGGAGGAGACCCAAGCTCAGGCATGCTGTTTTTGTGATAGTGTCCCCTGTTTCTCTGCAGCTGATCATCAGGAGGAGACCCAAGCTCAGGCATGCTGTTTTTGTGATAGTGTCCCCTGTTTCTCTGCAGCTGATCATCAGGAGGAGACCCAAGCTCAGGCATGCTGTTTTTGTGATAGTGTCCCCTGTTTCTCTGCAGCTGATCATCAGGAGGAGACCCAAGCTCAGGCATGCTGTTTTTGTGATA GTGATAGTGTCCCCTGTTTCTCTGCAGCTGATCATCAGGAGGAGACCCAAGCTCAGGCATGCTGTTTTTGTGATAGTGTCCCCTGTTTCTCTGCAGCTGATCATCAGGAGGAGACCCAAGCTCAGGCATGCTGTTTTTGTGATAGTGTCCCCTGTTTCTCTGCAGCTGATCATCAGGAGGAGACCCAAGCTCTATGTGATGAACCTCATAGTTCCCAGCACCTTCCTCATGATGATCGACCTCTGCAGCTTCTTACTGCCAGCACAGAATGTGGACAGAGCCTCCTTCAAGATGACCCTGATCCTGGGCTACACTGTCTTCCTGCTCATCATGAACGACCTGCTCCCCAGCTCTGCTGAAACGCCTCTTATCA GTTCCTACTTTGCCATCAGCCTCTCACTGATGGTGGCCAGTGTCCTGGAGACGGTGGCCATCACCAACATCCTGTACAGCTCCAGGCAGTACCCAGAAGTCCCGCACTGGGTGCGCAAGCTCATCCTGCAGTGCATGGCCCGTGTGGTCTGCTACTCGCCAAAGCTGACCCACTGGCCAGACACGAGCAAGAACACTGTATCCCTGAATCATGCTTTTCAAG GCGCTGTTCATGAAGTAAAAGACCCCAGGGAGGTGGATCTGCAGGGCAAGCAGGCTGATCTGCAGGGCAAGCAGGCTGAGCTGCAGCTGCAGAAGATCAGCGAGGACCTGCAGTGCATCAGGCAGTACCTGGACAGCCACTTCCATAAGGGCGAGAACGAGGAAGTCTGGATGGAAATCGGGCACATCCTGGACCGCTTCCTTTTTGGGCTTTACCTGTTCTTTTTAATGGTCTCCTCCATCGTCTTCATTATTATCTGGGCTACGTGGCAGACAGCCTCCACTGACTGA